Proteins encoded together in one Benincasa hispida cultivar B227 chromosome 1, ASM972705v1, whole genome shotgun sequence window:
- the LOC120070338 gene encoding peptidyl-prolyl cis-trans isomerase FKBP62-like, with protein sequence MEDDFELPSASNVDEEMGFPEDEAESSVLKVGEEKEIGKNGLKKKLVKEGEGWETPDTGDEVEVHYTGTLLDGTQFDSSRDRGTPFKFKLGEGQVIKGWDEGIRTMKKGENAVFTIPPELAYGESGSPPTIPPNATLQFDVELLSWHSVKDICQDGGILKKILVKGDGWDKPKDLDEVSVLYEARLEDGTLISKSDGVEFTLGKGYFCPALATSVKTMKKGEKALLTVRPQYAFGESGRPAAGEEGAVPPNATLQITLQLVSWKTVTEVTKDKKVLKKTQKEGEGYDQPNEGAVVQVKLIGKLVDGTVFTKKGDDEKPFEFKTDEEQVIEGLDLAVRKMKKGEIALVMIYPQYAFGSSDSSQDLAVVPANSTVYYEVELVSFVKEKESWDLSTAEEKIEAASKKKEEGNVLFRAGKYDRASRRYEKAVRYIEYDTSFNDEEKQQSKALKISCNLNNAACKLKVKDYKQAEKLCTKVLELDSRNVKALYRRAQAYIQLVDLDLAEQDIKKALEIDPDNREVKIEYRQLKEKVKEYNKRDAQFYGNIFAKMNKLEQAKSANSAGKQEAVPMTIDSKA encoded by the exons ATGGAGGACGATTTTGAGTTACCATCTGCAAGCAATGTGGACGAGGAAATGGGTTTTCCCGAGGATGAAGCGGAGAGCTCAGTTCTGAAGGTTGGCGAAGAGAAGGAGATTGGAAAGAATGGGCTGAAGAAGAAACTTGTTAAAGAAGGTGAAGGATGGGAAACTCCTGACACTGGCGATGAAGTCGAAG TGCATTATACGGGAACCCTTCTTGATGGAACTCAATTTGATTCGAGCCGTGACCGAGGAACGCCTTTCAAGTTCAAGCTCGGGGAAG GGCAAGTAATTAAAGGGTGGGATGAAGGTATCAGAACAATGAAAAAGGGTGAAAATGCAGTTTTCACGATACCCCCTGAATTGGCCTATGGAGAGTCCGGCTCTCCTCCAACAATTCCACCGAACGCTACTCTTCAATTTGACGTTGAGCTACTTTCATGGCACAGTGTCAAAGACATCTGTCAAGATGGAGGAATCTTGAAGAAGATCCTTGTTAAAGGAGACGGTTGGGACAAACCGAAGGATTTAGACGAAGTCTCGG TTCTTTATGAGGCTCGTCTAGAGGATGGTACTCTGATCTCAAAATCTGATGGTGTCGAATTCACCCTTGGAAAGG GGTACTTCTGTCCTGCCTTGGCAACATCTGTGAAGACGATGAAGAAGGGAGAGAAAGCTTTGTTGACTGTGAGGCCACAAT ATGCATTTGGGGAGTCTGGTAGGCCTGCAGCTGGAGAAGAAGGTGCTGTGCCTCCAAATGCCACACTTCAGATAACCCTTCAACTGGTTTCTTGGAAAACTGTTACAGAGGTTACTAAGGATAAGAAGGTCCTGAAGAAGACTCAAAAGGAGGGAGAAGGATATGATCAGCCAAATGAGGGAGCAGTGGTGCAAG TGAAACTCATTGGCAAACTGGTTGACGGGACGGTTTTTACGAAGAAGGGTGATGATGAGAAGCCTTTTGAGTTCAAAACTGACGAAG AACAAGTCATTGAAGGACTCGACTTGGCTGTAAGAAAGATGAAGAAGGGAGAAATTGCCTTGGTGATGATTTATCCACAATATGCATTTGGATCTTCCGATTCATCCCAAGATCTAGCTGTGGTTCCTGCAAACTCAACTGTATATTACGAAGTTGAGCTAGTTTCATTCGTCAAA GAAAAAGAATCTTGGGATCTCAGCACAGCAGAAGAGAAAATAGAAGCAGCaagcaaaaagaaggaagaaggaaatgTTCTGTTCAGAGCTGGAAAATATGACAGAGCATCAAGAAGATATGAAAAG GCTGTGCGCTACATTGAATATGATACTTCTTTCAACGATGAGGAGAAGCAACAGAGCAAGGCGCTAAAGATTTCGTGCAACCTCAACAACGCTGCTTGCAAATTGAAAGTCAAAGACTACAAACAAGCAGAGAAGCTCTGTACAAAG GTGTTGGAACTGGACAGTAGGAACGTGAAAGCTCTTTATAGAAGGGCTCAAGCATATATTCAACTCGTTGATCTTGATCTTGCTGAGCAGGATATCAAGAAAGCCCTTGAAATAGACCCAGATAATAG GGAAGTGAAGATCGAATACAGACAGTTGAAAGAGAAAGTGAAGGAATACAACAAGAGAGATGCACAGTTTTATGGCAAcatttttgcaaaaatgaaCAAGTTGGAGCAGGCGAAGTCTGCA AATTCAGCAGGGAAGCAGGAGGCAGTGCCAATGACCATTGATAGCAAAGCTTAG
- the LOC120084815 gene encoding kinesin-like protein KIN-12B isoform X1, which produces MKHFMHPRNAILRDTHVADPPSTSPSPSAGIKGRPPRKPKSSKENAPPSDPNSMVPDSKPSPAKLKSPLPPRPPSSNPLKRKLSMETVPENSIPGLSDSGVKVVVRMRPPCKDRDEGDNIVQNVTGDSLSINGQTFTFDAVADTEATQLDIFQLVGEPLVENCMAGFNSSVFAYGQTGSGKTYTMWGPANALSDDNLLSEQKGLTPRVFERLFARINEEEVKHADKLLKYQCHCSFLEIYNEQITDLLDPNQKNLQIREDVKSGVYVENLTEECVSTMADVTRLLMKGLSNRRTGATSVNSESSRSHTVFTCVVESRSKRLADGLSSFKTSRINLVDLAGSERQKLTGAAGERLKEAGNINRSLSQLGNLINILAEISQSGKQRHIPYRDSRLTFLLQESLGGNAKLAMVCAISPSQSCKSESFSTLRFAQRAKAIKNKAIVNEVMQDDVNHLREVIRQLRDELHRLKSNGNSLSDTNGGHSAAWIRRSLNLLKSSISRPIALPHVDDDGDEEMEIDEEAVEKLCDQLDKQNTGSDASEGKEAGTVKSGSSIALEGNELTKFQPCASGSECRKEISDDIDVNMEEETSAQDEVMIVGSTEEPVYETPVCSVADVPNHNLEVESQMATDSCDQILIGEPSGNSIMRSSMERVKSELKTSGDGHLCTSSEPLGGSQATKCELDTLNNFSNGIISCVSPPGLSIVPCDVSPILKSPTPSVSPRICESRKSLRTSTMLSASQKDLQAETKLGLHCLQKSCEKSLKRSSANALSLFSTQSKNTGVTTEQLAASIRNGLEIIDSCRQSSALRRSSFRFSYKPAEKVNVPINKIDVAVQTSCDDEAAGENLVMCTSCKIRKQLEVREEDSSSDLQLVPVDGTDSAEKSRIQVPKAVEKVLAGAIRREMALEEYCNKQAFDISQLNRLVQQYKHERECNAVLGQAREDKILRLESLMDGVLPTEEFMEEELVSLTHEHKILKEKYENHPEVLQTRMELKKVQDELQSYRNFYDLGEREVLMEEIQDLRSQLQYYIDSPSTSLRNSPLQLTYSEPSSAPPLGAIPESTEESAEEKHEQERARWTEEESKWISLSEELRSELEASRLLADKRKREFEAEKKCAEELEEAMQMAMAGHARLLEQYADLEEKHMQLLLRHRKIQDGIGDVKKAASRAGVKGAESKFINALAAEISALKVERERERRYLRDENKGLQAQLRDTAEAVQAAGELLVRLKEAEEGVAAAQMRAIEAEQEVEKAYKQIDKLKQKHEKEISTLNALIADSRLPKEAIRPAYDDEISKAKYDIDDSHDQRWREEFEPFYNGEDGELPKLSEPSWFTGYDRCNI; this is translated from the exons ATGAAGCACTTTATGCACCCAAGAAACGCTATCTTGCGAGATACCCATGTCGCCGATCCACCTTCTACTTCGCCTAGCCCTAGCGCCGGAATCAAGGGTAGACCCCCTCGGAAACCCAAGTCATCTAAAGAGAATGCTCCCCCTTCAGATCCGAACTCCATGGTTCCGGATTCCAAACCCTCGCCGGCTAAGTTGAAGAGCCCGCTTCCACCTAGGCCTCCGTCTTCTAATCCACTTAAACGGAAGCTCAGCATGGAGACTGTTCCTGAGAATTCCATCCCTGGTTTGTCTGATTCTGGTGTGAAG GTGGTAGTGCGCATGAGGCCACCGTGCAAGGACAGAGATGAAGGGGATAATATAGTACAGAACGTTACCGGTGATTCTTTGTCAATTAATGGACAAACCTTTACTTTTGATGCTGTTGCTGACACAGAGGCAACACAG CTTGATATCTTCCAGCTTGTAGGAGAGCCTCTTGTTGAAAATTGTATGGCAGGTTTCAACAGTTCTGTATTTGCATATGGGCAA ACGGGAAGCGGAAAGACATATACCATGTGGGGTCCAGCCAATGCTTTGTCAGATGACAATTTATTAAGCGAACAAAAAGGCTTGACTCCCCGTGTTTTTGAACGTCTCTTTGCTCGTATAAACGAG GAAGAAGTGAAGCATGCTGACAAGTTACTCAAGTATCAGTGTCACTGTTCTTTTCTCGAG ATTTACAATGAACAAATCACTGATCTATTGGATCCAAATCAGAAAAACCTCCAG ATTAGAGAAGATGTAAAATCTGGTGTTTATGTTGAAAATTTAACTGAGGAGTGCGTATCCACAATGGCAGATGTTACTCGGCTTTTAATGAAG GGTTTATCCAACAGGCGGACTGGTGCAACAAGTGTTAATTCTGAGAGTTCACGGTCACATACTGTTTTTACCTGTGTTGTTGAATCTCGATCCAAG AGACTGGCAGATGGTTTAAGTAGCTTTAAAACAAGTAGAATAAATCTTGTTGATTTAGCTGGTTCTGAGAGGCAGAAGCTAACTGGTGCAGCTGGAGAGCGCTTGAAGGAAGCAGGCAATATCAACAGATCACTCTCACAACTCGG GAATCTTATTAATATTCTTGCCGAGATTTCTCAATCTGGAAAGCAAAGGCACATCCCGTACAGAGACTCCAGGCTCACTTTTTTATTGCAAGAATCTCTCGGGGGAAATGCAAAATTAGCGATGGTTTGTGCCATTTCTCCATCACAAAG CTGCAAGAGTGAAAGTTTTAGCACCTTGAGGTTTGCCCAGCGTGCCAAAGCTATAAAAAACAAAGCTATTGTTAATGAAGTTATGCAAGATGATGTGAATCACTTGCGTGAAGTTATACGGCAGCTCAGG GATGAACTACACCGACTAAAGTCAAATGGAAATAGTTTAAGTGAcacaaatggaggtcactctgCAGCATGGATCCGTAGGAGTTTAAATCTACTGAAGTCTAGCATAAGTCGTCCCATTGCATTACCTCATGTGGATGATGATGGTGATGAAGAAATGGAAATTGATGAGGAAGCTGTTGAGAAGCTCTGTGATCAACTGGACAAACAAAATACAGGTTCAGATGCTAGTGAAGGAAAGGAAGCTGGAACGGTTAAATCAGGTTCCTCAATTGCCTTAGAAGGAAATGAGTTAACTAAGTTTCAGCCGTGTGCTTCTGGAAGTGAATGTCGAAAGGAAATCTCTGATGATATAGATGTAAATATGGAAGAGGAAACATCTGCACAAGATGAGGTTATGATTGTTGGTTCAACAGAAGAGCCTGTTTACGAAACCCCAGTATGTTCTGTTGCCGATGTGCCAAACCATAACCTTGAAGTAGAAAGTCAAATGGCAACAGACTCGTGTGACCAAATTCTCATAGGTGAACCTTCGGGTAATAGTATTATGAGGTCTTCAATGGAGAGAGTGAAAAGTGAACTAAAAACTTCAGGAGATGGCCACTTGTGTACATCCTCTGAACCTCTCGGTGGATCTCAGGCTACCAAGTGCGAATTAGATACGCTCAACAATTTCTCAAATGGGATTATTAGTTGTGTTTCTCCTCCAGGCCTCAGCATAGTTCCTTGTGATGTGTCTCCAATTCTCAAATCCCCTACTCCAAGCGTTTCACCTAGAATTTGTGAAAGCAGGAAAAGCTTGAGGACTTCAACGATGTTGTCTGCTTCACAGAAAGATCTTCAGGCTGAGACTAAGCTGGGCTTACATTGTCTGCAAAAATCATGTGAGAAGTCCTTAAAAAGGAGCTCCGCTAATGCATTATCCCTGTTTTCTACTCAGAGTAAGAATACTGGTGTAACAACAGAACAATTGGCTGCAAGCATCCGCAATGGGCTTGAAATTATTGATAGTTGTCGTCAGAGTTCAGCATTGCGAAGGTCTTCATTCAGATTTTCATATAAACCTGCAGAAAAGGTTAATGTGCCAATAAACAAAATTGATGTTGCCGTGCAAACATCTTGCGATGATGAGGCTGCTGGTGAAAACCTTGTTATGTGCACTAGTTGCAAAATTAGAAAGCAGCTGGAGGTTAGAGAGGAGGACAGCAGTTCAGATCTGCAATTAGTACCTGTGGATGGTACAGACTCTGCCGAGAAATCCAGGATACAAGTTCCTAAA GCAGTTGAGAAAGTTCTTGCTGGGGCTATCAGAAGAGAAATGGCCCTTGAAGAATACTGCAACAAGCAAGCATTTGATATAAGTCAACTCAACCGTTTG GTACAACAGTATAAGCATGAGAGAGAATGCAATGCTGTGCTTGGGCAAGCCAGAGAGGACAAAATTCTTCGCCTTGAGAGCCTCATGGACGGTGTTTTACCAACTGAGGAATTCATGGAGGAGGAACTGGTGTCACTCACGCATGAGCATAAG atattgaaggaaaaatatGAGAATCACCCTGAAGTCCTACAGACACGAATGGAGTTGAAAAAAGTTCAAGATGAATTGCAAAGTTACAGGAATTTCTATGACTTGGGTGAGAGAGAAGTGCTAATGGAGGAGATTCAGGATTTAAGAAGTCAGCTGCAATATTACATCGATTCACCTTCCACATCCTTGCGAAACTCTCCTTTACAATTGACTTATTCTGAGCCTAGTAGTGCTCCACCTCTTGGTGCAATTCCCGAATCAACAGAAGAGAGTGCTGAGGAGAAACATGAACAGGAGAGAGCTCGTTGGACCGAGGAGGAGAGCAAATGGATCTCTCTTTCAGAAGAACTCAGAAGTGAACTTGAAGCGAGCAGGTTGTTAGCAGATAAAAGAAAACGAGAGTTTGAAGCTGAGAAGAAATGTGCTGAAGAGCTGGAGGAAGCTATGCAAATGGCTATGGCAGGTCATGCACGGTTGCTGGAACAGTATGCAGACTTGGAAGAAAAGCACATGCAATTGCTTTTAAGACATAGAAAGATACAGGATGGAATTGGGGATGTAAAAAAGGCAGCTTCCAGAGCAGGAGTGAAGGGAGCAGAGTCCAAGTTTATAAATGCCCTTGCTGCTGAAATTTCAGCACTTAAAGTTGAAAGAGAGCGAGAAAGGCGCTATCTAAGAGATGAGAACAAGGGACTTCAAGCTCAATTGAGAGATACTGCTGAAGCTGTGCAGGCTGCAGGTGAATTGCTTGTGCGGCTCAAAGAAGCAGAGGAGGGAGTTGCTGCTGCTCAG ATGCGAGCAATTGAAGCTGAGCAAGAAGTCGAGAAGGCCTACAAACAGATTGATAAATTGAAGCAAAAACATGAAAAGGAAATCAGCACACTCAATGCTCTCATCGCAGATTCTCGTTTACCAAAGGAAGCTATACGACCTGCTTACGACGATGAAATTAGCAAAGCCAAATACGACATAGATGATTCCCATGATCAGCGTTGGAGAGAGGAATTTGAGCCATTCTACAATGGCGAAGATGGTGAGCTACCTAAACTCTCAGAACCATCCTGGTTCACTGGATATGATAGATGCAACATATAA
- the LOC120084815 gene encoding kinesin-like protein KIN-12B isoform X2, producing the protein MRPPCKDRDEGDNIVQNVTGDSLSINGQTFTFDAVADTEATQLDIFQLVGEPLVENCMAGFNSSVFAYGQTGSGKTYTMWGPANALSDDNLLSEQKGLTPRVFERLFARINEEEVKHADKLLKYQCHCSFLEIYNEQITDLLDPNQKNLQIREDVKSGVYVENLTEECVSTMADVTRLLMKGLSNRRTGATSVNSESSRSHTVFTCVVESRSKRLADGLSSFKTSRINLVDLAGSERQKLTGAAGERLKEAGNINRSLSQLGNLINILAEISQSGKQRHIPYRDSRLTFLLQESLGGNAKLAMVCAISPSQSCKSESFSTLRFAQRAKAIKNKAIVNEVMQDDVNHLREVIRQLRDELHRLKSNGNSLSDTNGGHSAAWIRRSLNLLKSSISRPIALPHVDDDGDEEMEIDEEAVEKLCDQLDKQNTGSDASEGKEAGTVKSGSSIALEGNELTKFQPCASGSECRKEISDDIDVNMEEETSAQDEVMIVGSTEEPVYETPVCSVADVPNHNLEVESQMATDSCDQILIGEPSGNSIMRSSMERVKSELKTSGDGHLCTSSEPLGGSQATKCELDTLNNFSNGIISCVSPPGLSIVPCDVSPILKSPTPSVSPRICESRKSLRTSTMLSASQKDLQAETKLGLHCLQKSCEKSLKRSSANALSLFSTQSKNTGVTTEQLAASIRNGLEIIDSCRQSSALRRSSFRFSYKPAEKVNVPINKIDVAVQTSCDDEAAGENLVMCTSCKIRKQLEVREEDSSSDLQLVPVDGTDSAEKSRIQVPKAVEKVLAGAIRREMALEEYCNKQAFDISQLNRLVQQYKHERECNAVLGQAREDKILRLESLMDGVLPTEEFMEEELVSLTHEHKILKEKYENHPEVLQTRMELKKVQDELQSYRNFYDLGEREVLMEEIQDLRSQLQYYIDSPSTSLRNSPLQLTYSEPSSAPPLGAIPESTEESAEEKHEQERARWTEEESKWISLSEELRSELEASRLLADKRKREFEAEKKCAEELEEAMQMAMAGHARLLEQYADLEEKHMQLLLRHRKIQDGIGDVKKAASRAGVKGAESKFINALAAEISALKVERERERRYLRDENKGLQAQLRDTAEAVQAAGELLVRLKEAEEGVAAAQMRAIEAEQEVEKAYKQIDKLKQKHEKEISTLNALIADSRLPKEAIRPAYDDEISKAKYDIDDSHDQRWREEFEPFYNGEDGELPKLSEPSWFTGYDRCNI; encoded by the exons ATGAGGCCACCGTGCAAGGACAGAGATGAAGGGGATAATATAGTACAGAACGTTACCGGTGATTCTTTGTCAATTAATGGACAAACCTTTACTTTTGATGCTGTTGCTGACACAGAGGCAACACAG CTTGATATCTTCCAGCTTGTAGGAGAGCCTCTTGTTGAAAATTGTATGGCAGGTTTCAACAGTTCTGTATTTGCATATGGGCAA ACGGGAAGCGGAAAGACATATACCATGTGGGGTCCAGCCAATGCTTTGTCAGATGACAATTTATTAAGCGAACAAAAAGGCTTGACTCCCCGTGTTTTTGAACGTCTCTTTGCTCGTATAAACGAG GAAGAAGTGAAGCATGCTGACAAGTTACTCAAGTATCAGTGTCACTGTTCTTTTCTCGAG ATTTACAATGAACAAATCACTGATCTATTGGATCCAAATCAGAAAAACCTCCAG ATTAGAGAAGATGTAAAATCTGGTGTTTATGTTGAAAATTTAACTGAGGAGTGCGTATCCACAATGGCAGATGTTACTCGGCTTTTAATGAAG GGTTTATCCAACAGGCGGACTGGTGCAACAAGTGTTAATTCTGAGAGTTCACGGTCACATACTGTTTTTACCTGTGTTGTTGAATCTCGATCCAAG AGACTGGCAGATGGTTTAAGTAGCTTTAAAACAAGTAGAATAAATCTTGTTGATTTAGCTGGTTCTGAGAGGCAGAAGCTAACTGGTGCAGCTGGAGAGCGCTTGAAGGAAGCAGGCAATATCAACAGATCACTCTCACAACTCGG GAATCTTATTAATATTCTTGCCGAGATTTCTCAATCTGGAAAGCAAAGGCACATCCCGTACAGAGACTCCAGGCTCACTTTTTTATTGCAAGAATCTCTCGGGGGAAATGCAAAATTAGCGATGGTTTGTGCCATTTCTCCATCACAAAG CTGCAAGAGTGAAAGTTTTAGCACCTTGAGGTTTGCCCAGCGTGCCAAAGCTATAAAAAACAAAGCTATTGTTAATGAAGTTATGCAAGATGATGTGAATCACTTGCGTGAAGTTATACGGCAGCTCAGG GATGAACTACACCGACTAAAGTCAAATGGAAATAGTTTAAGTGAcacaaatggaggtcactctgCAGCATGGATCCGTAGGAGTTTAAATCTACTGAAGTCTAGCATAAGTCGTCCCATTGCATTACCTCATGTGGATGATGATGGTGATGAAGAAATGGAAATTGATGAGGAAGCTGTTGAGAAGCTCTGTGATCAACTGGACAAACAAAATACAGGTTCAGATGCTAGTGAAGGAAAGGAAGCTGGAACGGTTAAATCAGGTTCCTCAATTGCCTTAGAAGGAAATGAGTTAACTAAGTTTCAGCCGTGTGCTTCTGGAAGTGAATGTCGAAAGGAAATCTCTGATGATATAGATGTAAATATGGAAGAGGAAACATCTGCACAAGATGAGGTTATGATTGTTGGTTCAACAGAAGAGCCTGTTTACGAAACCCCAGTATGTTCTGTTGCCGATGTGCCAAACCATAACCTTGAAGTAGAAAGTCAAATGGCAACAGACTCGTGTGACCAAATTCTCATAGGTGAACCTTCGGGTAATAGTATTATGAGGTCTTCAATGGAGAGAGTGAAAAGTGAACTAAAAACTTCAGGAGATGGCCACTTGTGTACATCCTCTGAACCTCTCGGTGGATCTCAGGCTACCAAGTGCGAATTAGATACGCTCAACAATTTCTCAAATGGGATTATTAGTTGTGTTTCTCCTCCAGGCCTCAGCATAGTTCCTTGTGATGTGTCTCCAATTCTCAAATCCCCTACTCCAAGCGTTTCACCTAGAATTTGTGAAAGCAGGAAAAGCTTGAGGACTTCAACGATGTTGTCTGCTTCACAGAAAGATCTTCAGGCTGAGACTAAGCTGGGCTTACATTGTCTGCAAAAATCATGTGAGAAGTCCTTAAAAAGGAGCTCCGCTAATGCATTATCCCTGTTTTCTACTCAGAGTAAGAATACTGGTGTAACAACAGAACAATTGGCTGCAAGCATCCGCAATGGGCTTGAAATTATTGATAGTTGTCGTCAGAGTTCAGCATTGCGAAGGTCTTCATTCAGATTTTCATATAAACCTGCAGAAAAGGTTAATGTGCCAATAAACAAAATTGATGTTGCCGTGCAAACATCTTGCGATGATGAGGCTGCTGGTGAAAACCTTGTTATGTGCACTAGTTGCAAAATTAGAAAGCAGCTGGAGGTTAGAGAGGAGGACAGCAGTTCAGATCTGCAATTAGTACCTGTGGATGGTACAGACTCTGCCGAGAAATCCAGGATACAAGTTCCTAAA GCAGTTGAGAAAGTTCTTGCTGGGGCTATCAGAAGAGAAATGGCCCTTGAAGAATACTGCAACAAGCAAGCATTTGATATAAGTCAACTCAACCGTTTG GTACAACAGTATAAGCATGAGAGAGAATGCAATGCTGTGCTTGGGCAAGCCAGAGAGGACAAAATTCTTCGCCTTGAGAGCCTCATGGACGGTGTTTTACCAACTGAGGAATTCATGGAGGAGGAACTGGTGTCACTCACGCATGAGCATAAG atattgaaggaaaaatatGAGAATCACCCTGAAGTCCTACAGACACGAATGGAGTTGAAAAAAGTTCAAGATGAATTGCAAAGTTACAGGAATTTCTATGACTTGGGTGAGAGAGAAGTGCTAATGGAGGAGATTCAGGATTTAAGAAGTCAGCTGCAATATTACATCGATTCACCTTCCACATCCTTGCGAAACTCTCCTTTACAATTGACTTATTCTGAGCCTAGTAGTGCTCCACCTCTTGGTGCAATTCCCGAATCAACAGAAGAGAGTGCTGAGGAGAAACATGAACAGGAGAGAGCTCGTTGGACCGAGGAGGAGAGCAAATGGATCTCTCTTTCAGAAGAACTCAGAAGTGAACTTGAAGCGAGCAGGTTGTTAGCAGATAAAAGAAAACGAGAGTTTGAAGCTGAGAAGAAATGTGCTGAAGAGCTGGAGGAAGCTATGCAAATGGCTATGGCAGGTCATGCACGGTTGCTGGAACAGTATGCAGACTTGGAAGAAAAGCACATGCAATTGCTTTTAAGACATAGAAAGATACAGGATGGAATTGGGGATGTAAAAAAGGCAGCTTCCAGAGCAGGAGTGAAGGGAGCAGAGTCCAAGTTTATAAATGCCCTTGCTGCTGAAATTTCAGCACTTAAAGTTGAAAGAGAGCGAGAAAGGCGCTATCTAAGAGATGAGAACAAGGGACTTCAAGCTCAATTGAGAGATACTGCTGAAGCTGTGCAGGCTGCAGGTGAATTGCTTGTGCGGCTCAAAGAAGCAGAGGAGGGAGTTGCTGCTGCTCAG ATGCGAGCAATTGAAGCTGAGCAAGAAGTCGAGAAGGCCTACAAACAGATTGATAAATTGAAGCAAAAACATGAAAAGGAAATCAGCACACTCAATGCTCTCATCGCAGATTCTCGTTTACCAAAGGAAGCTATACGACCTGCTTACGACGATGAAATTAGCAAAGCCAAATACGACATAGATGATTCCCATGATCAGCGTTGGAGAGAGGAATTTGAGCCATTCTACAATGGCGAAGATGGTGAGCTACCTAAACTCTCAGAACCATCCTGGTTCACTGGATATGATAGATGCAACATATAA